A section of the Parasteatoda tepidariorum isolate YZ-2023 chromosome 6, CAS_Ptep_4.0, whole genome shotgun sequence genome encodes:
- the LOC107439508 gene encoding uncharacterized protein, which translates to MFFFLTYSDEFAFHSTNAERRSYIVSKNPSSEEHYSSPEQRTTDLSNKGIQKSQNFSSTPKRTDIDYVEDLSLDNPQSPEHTKSQYPLNFWTGKLPTYLSPTTSDPQCRFLPMVPSFLYPHISGNWPYAYYGPSTTNTETAQLYGNKSTCLPIERIDPIGRFPEGD; encoded by the exons atgttttttttcttaacctaTTCAGATGAATTTGCATTTCATTCAACAAATGCTGAAAGAAGATCTtacatagtttcaaaaaatcctAGCAGTGAAGAACATTATTCATCGCCAGAGCAGAGAACGACCGATTTATCTAATAAAGGAATACAGAAAAGCCAAA aCTTTTCATCTACACCAAAGAGAACAGATATTGATTACGTTGAAGATTTATCTCTGGACAATCCTCAATCTCCGGAACATACTAAATCACAATATCCTTTAAATTTCTGGACAGGAAAACTGCCAACATATTTATCTCCGACCACAAGTGATCCTCAATGTCGCTTTCTACCGATGGTTCCATCTTTCTTGTATCCTCATATATCTGGTAACTGGCCATATGCATATTATGGCCCATCCACGACAAACACCGAAACAGCACAACTGTACGGCAACAAATCAACTTGCTTGCCAATTGAAAGAATCGATCCTATTGGACGTTTCCCGGAAGGAGactaa
- the LOC110282338 gene encoding putative leucine-rich repeat-containing protein DDB_G0290503: MMFFDGGSTKTKKSKKTNSPNEIDNSKEENQIFKDIQNNWNTSKLTPLQLDPSVEGALEDQIIKENKTNHEEFKQTHVERSADNICGTPQLTPFQQDPNVEGALEDQIIKENNIHHEEFKQTHVERIAHNICYTPQLTPFQQDLNVEGAFEYQINKENKTHYDEFKHTLVERSADNICGTPQLTPFQQDSNEGRACDDQIIKKNKTHVLELKQRNIEMSDANLSHTPQFNQPQQDLSLGRACKDQRIQKNQTHEEKLKEIIIEMSDANISHTPQLIQLQQDLSLGRASKDQRIQKNQTHEEKLKQIIIEMSDANISHTPQLNQPQQDLSLGRACKDQRIQNQTHEEKLKEIIIEMSDANLSHTPQLIQLQQDLSLGQACKDQRIQKNQTHEEKLKEIIIEMSDANISHTPQLIQLQQDLSLGRACKDQRIQKNQTHEEKLKEIIIEMSEANLSPTPQLNQPQQDLSLGRACKDQRIQKNPTHEEKLKEIIIEMSDANISPTPQLIQLQQDLSLGRACKDQRIQKNQTHEEKLNEELKVKNIETSDENICHSNQLTPLQLDRRVGRTCEDQISKKSNIHDEELKKRSNEKSVEIIYYEPQLTPLQLDPSEGRACEDQRTKENKTYDGELKERRNETSKENICNTSNNDRDFETNEEFIYSAPQFTPLQQDPSVGRTYENQMIQNNKTNDEEVKEIKLETSAKNTYDISQLHLSQEHLSKSRASYHQKVRNMDIENDYSALFSSDLILQSYLFDKNRTPESIAEYNRRNYVEIDPEDPFILEELSLNPDFKSSSEPPNIPAKKSYLKRKWKNIKKLFQLQRSKDPNRKFL; this comes from the exons ATGATGTTCTTCGATGGTGGAag cacaaaaacaaagaaatcaaaaaagACTAACTCCCCAAATGAGATTGATAATTCAAAGGAAGAAAACCAAATCTTTAAAGATATCCAAAACAACTGGAACACGTCTAAGCTTACTCCGCTTCAATTAGATCCGAGCGTGGAAGGAGCTCTTGAAGATCAAATCATTAAGGAGAACAAGACCAATCATGAAGAATTCAAGCAAACCCATGTGGAAAGAAGTGCTGATAACATCTGCGGTACTCCTCAGCTCACCCCGTTTCAACAAGATCCGAACGTGGAAGGAGCTCTTGAAGATCAAATCATTAAGGAGAACAATATCCATCATGAAGAATTCAAACAAACCCATGTGGAGAGAATTGCTCATAACATCTGCTATACTCCTCAGCTTACCCCGTTTCAACAAGATCTGAACGTGGAAGGAGCTTttgaatatcaaataaataaggaGAACAAGACCCATTATGACGAATTCAAACATACCCTTGTGGAAAGAAGTGCTGATAACATCTGCGGTACTCCTCAGCTCACCCCGTTTCAACAAGATTCGAACGAGGGACGAGCTTGTGATGATCAAATCATTAAGAAGAACAAAACCCATGTCTTAGAattgaaacaaagaaatattgaaatgagTGATGCGAACCTCTCCCACACTCCTCAGTTTAACCAGCCTCAACAAGATCTGAGCTTGGGACGAGCTTGTAAAGATCAAAGAATTCAGAAAAACCAGACCcatgaagaaaaattgaaagaaataattattgaaatgagTGATGCGAACATCTCCCACACTCCTCAGCTTATCCAGCTTCAACAAGATCTGAGCTTGGGACGAGCTAGTAAAGATCAAAGAATTCAGAAAAACCAGACCcatgaagaaaaattgaaacaaataattattgaaatgagTGATGCGAACATCTCCCACACTCCTCAGCTTAACCAGCCTCAACAAGATCTGAGTTTGGGACGAGCTTGTAAAGATCAAAGAATTCAGAACCAGACCcatgaagaaaaattgaaagaaataattattgaaatgagTGATGCGAACCTCTCCCACACTCCTCAGCTTATCCAGCTTCAACAAGATCTGAGCTTGGGACAAGCTTGTAAAGATCAAAGAATTCAGAAAAACCAGACCcatgaagaaaaattgaaagaaataattattgaaatgagTGATGCGAACATCTCCCACACTCCTCAGCTTATCCAGCTTCAGCAAGATCTGAGCTTGGGACGAGCTTGTAAAGATCAAAGAATTCAGAAAAACCAGACCcatgaagaaaaattgaaagaaataattattgaaatgagTGAGGCAAACCTCTCCCCCACTCCTCAGCTTAACCAGCCTCAACAAGATCTGAGCTTGGGACGAGCTTGTAAAGATCAAAGAATTCAGAAAAACCCGACCcatgaagaaaaattgaaagaaataattattgaaatgagTGATGCGAACATCTCCCCCACTCCTCAGCTTATCCAGCTTCAACAAGATCTGAGCTTGGGACGAGCTTGTAAAGATCAAAGAATTCAGAAAAACCAGACCcatgaagaaaaattgaatgaagaattgaaagtaaaaaatattgaaacaagtGATGAGAACATCTGCCACTCGAATCAGCTGACCCCGCTACAACTAGATCGGAGAGTGGGAAGAACTTGTGAAGATCAAATTAGTAAGAAAAGCAACATCCACGATGaagaattgaagaaaagaaGTAATGAAAAGAGTGTTGAGATCATCTATTACGAGCCTCAGCTCACCCCGCTTCAACTAGATCCGAGCGAGGGACGAGCTTGTGAAGATCAACGGACTAAGGAAAATAAGACCTATGATGGAGAATTGAAAGAAAGACGAAATGAaacaagtaaagaaaatatctgcaaCACTTCCAATAACGATAgagattttgaaacaaatgaagaGTTCATCTATTCCGCACCTCAGTTCACCCCGCTTCAACAAGATCCGAGCGTGGGAAGAACATATGAAAATCAAATGATTCAGAATAACAAGACTAATGATGAAGAggtgaaggaaataaaattagaaacaagTGCAAAGAACACCTACGACATTTCTCAGCTCCACCTGTCACAAGAGCACCTAAGTAAAAGTAGAGCATCTTACCATCAAAAAGTGAGAAATATGGATATAGAAAATGACTATTCAGCCTTGTTTTCGAGTGACTTAATACTACAGAgttatttatttgacaaaaacaGAACACCAGAAAGTATAGCAGAATACAATAGAAGAAACTATGTAGAAATAGACCCAGAAGATCCCTTCATTTTGGAAGAATTAAGCTTAAACCCTGATTTTAAAAGCTCCTCGGAACCACCAAACATCCCTGCAAAAAAGAGTTACCTCAAGAGAAAatggaaaaacataaaaaaacttttccaactTCAAAGATCAAAAGATCCAAAccgaaaatttttgtaa